From Leptospira venezuelensis, a single genomic window includes:
- a CDS encoding GAF domain-containing sensor histidine kinase, with translation MQGFSNIDQEPSYGSFSEPFPRKSEGFPKDDPIDRPNQEDQNTKDELLKKISVLNLLQQAATAANEANDVESVLQFSVDRICAIANWKLGLVCLVLEDSERPEYSSISFSREEKFLKEFRNLLRTKSKKEESILTERVRSGRKPILLENFPSYLKGELRELCLKAGIEAAIGIPILVKENLVGVLEFYSGSKSADPSFFEAVSHISSQIGRVFERRDAENHLKTSGEQLRALSARLQEVREEERLLIAREVHDELGQLLTVLKIDLTLLKNNFQKSKGSESVVSELLSMIKVADSGIESVQRIATELRPLILEELGLLEGIEWYAKDFEKRSGIRCEIKIPTGTLSLEKDPSVALFRIFQEALTNAARHSKASCILVSCLEEGQFLILKIQDNGIGIDPRRMNQSKSLGLIGMRERAVVLGGEVFISGSSGNGTSVIVKIPISTRNKEDFL, from the coding sequence GTGCAAGGCTTTTCGAATATCGACCAAGAGCCGAGTTACGGTTCATTCTCCGAACCTTTTCCTCGCAAATCCGAAGGATTTCCCAAGGATGATCCTATTGATAGACCTAATCAAGAAGATCAAAATACAAAAGATGAACTTTTAAAAAAGATCTCTGTCTTAAATCTGCTCCAACAGGCTGCAACAGCTGCGAATGAAGCAAACGATGTGGAGTCTGTACTTCAATTTTCAGTAGATCGTATCTGTGCTATTGCAAATTGGAAATTGGGTCTTGTATGTTTAGTGTTAGAAGATTCCGAAAGACCAGAATATTCTTCTATTTCCTTCTCTAGAGAAGAAAAATTTCTAAAAGAGTTTAGGAATTTATTAAGGACCAAATCTAAAAAAGAAGAATCTATTCTTACCGAAAGAGTCAGAAGCGGAAGAAAACCTATTTTACTTGAAAACTTTCCTTCTTATTTAAAAGGAGAATTAAGAGAACTTTGTCTCAAAGCAGGCATTGAAGCTGCAATCGGAATCCCTATCTTAGTAAAAGAAAATCTGGTTGGTGTATTGGAATTTTATTCCGGCAGTAAATCCGCAGATCCTTCTTTTTTTGAAGCTGTTTCACATATCAGTTCCCAGATAGGCAGGGTATTTGAAAGAAGGGATGCAGAAAATCATCTCAAGACGTCTGGAGAACAATTAAGAGCATTATCTGCCAGATTACAAGAGGTAAGGGAAGAGGAAAGGTTACTGATCGCAAGAGAAGTCCATGACGAGTTAGGTCAATTATTAACTGTTCTTAAAATAGATCTTACATTATTAAAAAATAATTTTCAGAAATCAAAAGGTTCCGAATCCGTTGTATCCGAACTTTTATCCATGATAAAGGTAGCTGACTCAGGTATCGAATCTGTACAAAGAATAGCTACTGAGCTTAGGCCCTTAATTTTAGAAGAATTGGGGCTATTGGAAGGGATCGAATGGTATGCTAAAGATTTCGAGAAACGGTCAGGAATTCGCTGCGAAATAAAGATCCCTACAGGAACTCTCTCGCTTGAAAAGGACCCTTCCGTCGCATTATTCCGCATTTTCCAAGAAGCATTGACTAATGCTGCAAGACATTCCAAGGCAAGTTGTATCCTGGTTTCCTGTTTGGAAGAAGGTCAATTTCTTATTTTAAAAATCCAAGACAATGGGATTGGAATTGATCCAAGAAGGATGAACCAATCTAAATCTCTCGGACTGATTGGAATGAGAGAAAGGGCAGTGGTCCTCGGGGGCGAAGTTTTTATCTCAGGCAGCTCTGGGAATGGCACAAGTGTGATCGTAAAAATACCAATCTCAACTCGAAATAAGGAGGATTTCCTATGA
- a CDS encoding response regulator transcription factor encodes MISTLIADDHLLIREGLRKILSEEEDIEIVYEAENGQQVLDYLASQSVQVLILDINMPLMSGLDILKYVHKLSPDTRVLILSMYPEDRFAVRALKAGASGYITKSSAGDELISAVRKVIEGARYISPEATEMLVRELSKPSDRLPHETLSEREFQILMLLVKGKNVRSISEDLGLSVNTVNTYRARIFEKMSLKSTQELVRYAYDHKLLE; translated from the coding sequence ATGATTTCCACATTGATTGCTGATGATCATTTATTGATCCGAGAAGGTTTAAGAAAGATCTTATCGGAAGAAGAAGATATAGAGATCGTTTACGAAGCGGAAAACGGGCAACAGGTTTTGGATTATCTTGCAAGTCAATCTGTGCAGGTTTTGATCCTGGATATTAATATGCCTTTGATGAGCGGTTTGGATATATTAAAATATGTTCATAAACTTTCTCCTGATACGCGGGTCTTGATCTTGAGTATGTATCCAGAAGATAGATTTGCAGTGCGCGCTTTGAAGGCAGGCGCCTCTGGTTATATTACTAAGTCAAGTGCAGGTGATGAACTCATCTCCGCTGTGCGCAAGGTGATAGAAGGAGCTAGGTATATTAGTCCTGAAGCTACCGAAATGTTAGTAAGAGAACTTTCTAAACCTTCTGATAGACTTCCTCATGAGACTCTTTCGGAAAGAGAGTTTCAGATACTTATGTTACTCGTGAAGGGTAAAAACGTTCGATCTATTTCAGAAGACCTCGGTTTAAGTGTAAATACAGTGAATACATATAGAGCTAGGATCTTCGAAAAGATGAGTCTGAAATCTACACAAGAGCTTGTTCGCTACGCTTACGACCATAAACTTTTGGAATAA
- a CDS encoding enoyl-CoA hydratase/isomerase family protein — protein sequence MNYLREPIQLKNGRAECIKIQTNDQNSLTRENMIELENILADIDKDDSIRAVLLSSDNPKFFSNGIDAENILNTPKEKLTAEMGQIVILFGKLLSFGKPLIAEVTGYAMGGGAVITLSCDFKFMLEGKARIAFTEVLVGLPLPISFIEKLKLTVKSEYLNEVCLLGTAYKAGEAKEISLINETADNKEDLRKLVLKKLDEVMAIAPSAYRRTKAAINKEINDKFESQLEFTKSSFEDPKVVANLLEAMSALKEKRRPKLT from the coding sequence ATGAACTATTTGCGGGAACCAATCCAGTTAAAAAACGGCAGAGCCGAATGTATCAAAATCCAAACGAACGATCAAAATTCTCTCACCAGGGAGAATATGATAGAGTTGGAAAATATCCTCGCTGACATCGATAAGGATGATAGTATTCGTGCAGTTCTCTTGAGTTCTGATAATCCTAAATTTTTTTCAAACGGTATTGATGCGGAGAATATCCTAAATACTCCTAAAGAAAAACTCACTGCAGAGATGGGTCAAATCGTGATCCTATTCGGTAAACTTTTGAGTTTCGGAAAACCTCTGATTGCAGAGGTTACAGGTTACGCTATGGGAGGTGGTGCAGTAATTACACTCTCCTGCGATTTTAAATTTATGTTAGAAGGTAAGGCAAGGATTGCTTTTACCGAGGTTCTGGTTGGACTCCCTTTACCGATCAGCTTCATTGAAAAATTAAAACTCACTGTTAAGTCAGAATACTTGAATGAGGTTTGTCTTTTAGGAACCGCTTACAAGGCAGGAGAGGCAAAAGAAATCTCGTTGATCAACGAAACTGCAGACAATAAGGAAGACTTACGCAAACTCGTTCTGAAAAAATTAGATGAAGTAATGGCAATTGCTCCAAGTGCTTACAGAAGGACCAAGGCCGCTATAAATAAAGAAATTAATGATAAATTCGAATCTCAGTTGGAATTTACTAAGAGTAGTTTCGAGGATCCTAAAGTAGTTGCAAATCTATTAGAAGCAATGAGCGCTTTAAAGGAAAAAAGAAGACCAAAACTGACTTAA
- a CDS encoding SDR family NAD(P)-dependent oxidoreductase — translation MSQLKGKVAVVTGASKGIGASIAKTLGSAGASVVVNYSSSKEGADKVVAEIEKSGGKAISVQGDMSKSSDVKRLFTETKKAFGSVNILVNNAGVFEFAPLEAVTEDEFHRQMNTNVLGPILATQESLNHFAPEGGSVINISSIVSDIPVPYSVVYASTKGALDTVSKVLALELSSKKIRVNTIAPGGVETEGAHRLGMIGSEMEKQIVSKTPLGRLGQPEDIAKVALFLASEDSYWLTGERISASGGYR, via the coding sequence ATGAGTCAGTTGAAAGGTAAAGTTGCAGTGGTAACAGGAGCTTCTAAGGGGATTGGGGCAAGTATCGCAAAAACGTTGGGTTCTGCAGGTGCGTCCGTAGTTGTTAACTACTCTTCTAGTAAAGAAGGCGCGGATAAGGTTGTGGCGGAGATCGAAAAAAGCGGAGGTAAAGCAATCTCAGTACAAGGCGATATGTCCAAGTCTTCCGACGTAAAACGTTTGTTCACAGAGACTAAGAAAGCTTTTGGTTCTGTGAATATTCTAGTGAATAACGCAGGTGTATTCGAGTTTGCTCCTTTAGAAGCTGTTACGGAAGACGAATTTCACAGACAAATGAACACTAACGTTCTTGGACCAATACTTGCCACACAGGAATCTCTTAACCATTTTGCTCCGGAAGGTGGATCAGTGATCAATATCAGCTCTATAGTAAGTGATATTCCTGTTCCATATTCAGTAGTTTATGCTTCCACTAAAGGTGCATTGGATACAGTTTCCAAGGTATTGGCATTAGAGCTTAGTTCTAAAAAAATTAGAGTGAATACGATTGCACCGGGAGGTGTGGAAACGGAAGGAGCACATAGATTAGGGATGATCGGGAGCGAAATGGAAAAACAAATCGTTTCCAAAACTCCTCTAGGAAGATTGGGGCAGCCTGAAGACATCGCGAAAGTTGCGTTGTTCTTGGCTTCAGAAGATTCCTATTGGCTAACCGGAGAAAGAATCAGTGCTTCCGGAGGCTACAGATAA
- a CDS encoding MFS transporter produces the protein MKFTFSKYQIFVVALLAFIQFTVVLDFMILSPLGVQVMNQLKISTSKFGLVVSAYAFSAGISGILAAGFADQFDRKKMLLFFYTGFVLGTVLCGIAPNYEFLLFARIVTGLFGGVIASISFAIIADLFPMEARGRVMGLVMTAFAASQVFGLPIGVFFSNIWGWQSPFWMIAIISGLVGVAALFKLEPIVSHLDQRTENKAIKHLIVTASNSNYLPGFLATMLLATGGYMLMPFGSAFSVHNLGITLEDLPLVYFVTGVVSMAAGPLIGRAADKFGKYPVFLISSLIACGILFYYTAMGITPLWFVILINSALFIVITGRVISAQALNSAMPELRDRGAYMAISSSLQQLSGGIASYAAGLIVVQTPSGYIQGYPNLGYVVVIAILITVAIMYKVNEYVSSKQPAPVKGEKEAALVSET, from the coding sequence ATGAAATTTACGTTTAGTAAATACCAAATCTTTGTAGTTGCCTTATTGGCATTTATCCAATTCACCGTGGTTCTTGATTTTATGATCTTATCTCCATTGGGAGTTCAGGTCATGAATCAATTGAAAATATCCACATCCAAGTTTGGTCTTGTAGTTTCCGCTTACGCATTTAGCGCCGGAATTTCCGGGATCTTAGCTGCCGGTTTTGCGGACCAATTCGATCGTAAAAAGATGTTATTATTCTTTTATACTGGTTTCGTTTTGGGGACTGTTCTTTGCGGGATCGCACCAAATTACGAATTTCTACTATTTGCAAGGATTGTAACAGGTCTCTTTGGTGGAGTGATCGCCTCTATAAGTTTTGCAATCATAGCTGATCTATTTCCTATGGAAGCAAGAGGAAGAGTGATGGGACTTGTGATGACCGCATTTGCTGCAAGCCAAGTTTTTGGTCTTCCTATCGGTGTATTCTTTTCTAATATTTGGGGATGGCAGTCTCCTTTCTGGATGATCGCTATTATTAGTGGTCTTGTTGGGGTTGCAGCTTTATTTAAGTTGGAACCAATCGTTTCCCACTTGGATCAGAGAACAGAGAATAAGGCGATCAAACATTTGATCGTAACTGCTAGCAATTCAAATTATCTTCCTGGTTTTTTGGCAACAATGCTTCTAGCAACCGGCGGATATATGCTTATGCCTTTCGGTTCTGCATTCAGTGTGCATAATTTAGGAATTACATTAGAAGATCTTCCTTTAGTGTATTTTGTAACTGGGGTTGTAAGTATGGCTGCAGGTCCTTTGATCGGCAGAGCAGCGGACAAATTTGGAAAATATCCTGTGTTCCTTATTTCTTCACTAATTGCTTGTGGAATCCTTTTCTATTATACTGCAATGGGAATCACACCTCTTTGGTTTGTGATATTGATCAATTCCGCTCTATTTATTGTGATTACAGGCAGGGTGATTTCGGCTCAAGCTTTGAATTCTGCAATGCCTGAATTGAGGGATAGAGGCGCTTATATGGCGATCAGTTCTTCTCTGCAACAGTTATCAGGGGGGATCGCATCTTATGCGGCTGGCCTTATTGTAGTCCAAACTCCGAGCGGATATATCCAGGGTTATCCGAATTTGGGTTATGTTGTTGTTATAGCTATTCTGATCACCGTTGCCATTATGTATAAGGTGAACGAATATGTTTCTTCCAAACAACCCGCCCCAGTAAAAGGTGAAAAGGAAGCAGCCTTAGTTTCTGAGACCTAA
- a CDS encoding ArsR/SmtB family transcription factor: MERVPSPKPVKLTEKEFTKISRALAEPRRFQLLQCIGSTKEPTACSTLNKSQDISPATLSHHIKELENAGLIETSKEGKFVSITLRRDIFKAYLDKLSQI; this comes from the coding sequence ATGGAGAGAGTGCCGAGCCCAAAACCAGTCAAACTCACTGAAAAGGAATTTACTAAAATTTCTAGGGCCCTTGCTGAGCCTAGGCGATTTCAACTTCTACAATGTATTGGTTCTACCAAAGAGCCTACTGCCTGCAGCACCTTGAATAAATCTCAGGATATAAGCCCCGCAACACTTTCTCATCATATTAAAGAATTGGAGAACGCAGGCCTTATCGAAACTTCTAAAGAAGGCAAATTCGTAAGTATTACCTTGAGAAGGGATATATTTAAGGCCTACCTGGATAAACTTTCACAGATCTGA
- a CDS encoding FG-GAP-like repeat-containing protein encodes MRKFSYSSAALLLFFLESCSFKSMDLAFEAMLEAQIACLVSGNTCIDASTTPPPIVDVTAPTVTITNLPTSGRPTVETGFLFGTSSDDVLVSSVQIRIDGGTYTAATGTTSWSFALPSGALTWKHNYFHSIDIRSVDSSGNISSVLSLNVRKGYNRDLNGDGYADIVAMAPGDASGMGVAYIFYGGPAGIAATDTTMADHSITGQGRMGYTSAMGDVNGDGYGDLAIGASDYSGLQGITYVFHGSTSGIITSTAAGANRILNYTGSNEFGYSIALGDVNGDGYDDLANGAYRVGGFSGLAFVYYSAGAGGISSTAGTTIAGPGASNFACGIGLGDINGDGFSDLIVGGNAYAGGSTGGVWIFHSSGSAGVTVNSYTLANTTIVGESASNFGIRVFTGDVNGDGYGDLAVGGPQYSGFVGRSYVFNSTGTTSGITVSAATSATSIVSSAGLSGLGSSVILGDVNGDGYDDFVTSAPIYNSSQGRVFVNLSDGNNVSGGSVNIIVGEAASQTFGNSLIISDVNGDGLGDLVAGATTYPDGVTLSGRVYIFHSSGNGYPASGAISANTTISGASGGEFGNNLVDANIPKELYPKFLGLWTFGSLENYRMRI; translated from the coding sequence ATGCGAAAATTTTCTTACAGTTCAGCGGCACTTCTTCTTTTCTTTTTAGAATCCTGTTCATTCAAATCCATGGATCTTGCATTTGAAGCAATGCTAGAGGCGCAGATTGCTTGTTTAGTTTCAGGAAATACTTGTATAGATGCAAGCACCACTCCACCTCCTATAGTAGATGTAACGGCGCCTACTGTGACGATCACAAATCTTCCTACATCGGGAAGACCTACAGTAGAGACAGGATTTCTTTTCGGGACTTCTTCTGATGATGTTTTAGTTTCTTCTGTGCAAATCAGGATTGATGGAGGAACTTATACTGCCGCAACAGGTACTACTAGTTGGAGTTTTGCTTTGCCAAGTGGCGCCTTAACTTGGAAGCACAATTATTTTCATTCGATTGATATTAGGAGTGTGGACTCTAGTGGAAATATTTCCTCAGTTCTAAGTTTGAATGTTAGAAAAGGTTATAATAGAGATTTAAACGGAGATGGTTACGCAGACATAGTTGCAATGGCTCCTGGAGACGCTTCTGGAATGGGAGTGGCATATATTTTTTACGGCGGACCTGCAGGTATTGCTGCAACTGACACGACCATGGCAGATCATTCCATCACTGGTCAGGGTAGAATGGGATACACTTCAGCGATGGGAGACGTCAATGGAGATGGATATGGGGATCTTGCAATTGGAGCCTCTGATTATTCAGGATTACAAGGGATCACTTATGTCTTTCACGGAAGTACTTCCGGTATTATCACGAGTACTGCTGCAGGCGCAAATCGTATCTTAAATTATACTGGCTCAAATGAATTCGGATATTCTATCGCATTAGGAGATGTGAATGGAGACGGCTATGATGATCTTGCAAATGGCGCTTATCGTGTCGGCGGATTTTCGGGACTTGCGTTTGTTTATTATAGCGCGGGAGCAGGCGGTATCTCTTCTACTGCCGGAACAACTATTGCAGGCCCAGGTGCAAGTAATTTCGCATGTGGGATAGGACTAGGAGATATTAATGGAGACGGATTTTCGGACCTGATTGTGGGTGGAAATGCCTATGCTGGCGGTTCTACAGGAGGAGTTTGGATTTTCCATAGCAGTGGATCTGCTGGAGTTACGGTAAATTCTTATACATTGGCAAATACTACAATAGTTGGAGAATCTGCGAGTAATTTTGGGATCCGCGTTTTTACAGGAGATGTGAATGGGGACGGATATGGAGATCTTGCTGTAGGAGGTCCTCAATACAGCGGTTTTGTCGGGAGAAGTTATGTATTCAATAGCACTGGAACTACGAGCGGGATCACTGTCTCCGCCGCTACTAGTGCTACCTCGATTGTCAGCTCAGCAGGTTTAAGCGGTTTGGGATCTTCTGTTATTTTGGGAGATGTGAACGGGGATGGATATGATGATTTTGTTACAAGTGCTCCTATCTATAATTCTTCCCAGGGACGAGTTTTTGTAAATTTAAGCGATGGAAACAATGTATCTGGTGGTTCCGTAAATATAATTGTGGGAGAAGCAGCTAGCCAGACTTTCGGAAATTCTCTTATAATCTCAGACGTAAATGGAGATGGATTAGGGGATTTGGTTGCAGGAGCGACTACCTATCCAGATGGGGTTACGTTATCCGGAAGAGTTTATATTTTTCATAGTTCCGGAAACGGGTATCCAGCTTCAGGTGCAATCTCTGCTAATACAACTATCTCTGGGGCTAGCGGAGGGGAATTCGGAAATAATTTAGTGGATGCAAACATTCCGAAGGAACTCTATCCTAAATTTTTAGGACTTTGGACCTTCGGAAGTTTAGAAAATTATAGGATGCGAATTTAA
- a CDS encoding OsmC family protein: protein MSDIQVSVLSTPENYKTILRSKNHEVIADEPKEDGGGDLGPSPHEYLLLSLGACTDITIRMYAQRKKMDLKEVIVELNLTRWTDRTEIQRVVKLEGNLSEQERERLLQVANACPVHKTLTHPIQIETKLG from the coding sequence ATGAGCGACATACAAGTATCCGTACTCAGCACTCCTGAAAATTACAAAACCATCCTACGTAGCAAAAATCATGAAGTAATAGCAGACGAACCCAAAGAAGACGGGGGAGGAGATCTAGGACCTTCTCCACATGAATACCTTCTTCTTTCCTTGGGAGCCTGCACTGATATCACTATCAGAATGTATGCGCAAAGAAAAAAAATGGATCTGAAAGAGGTAATCGTCGAACTAAATCTGACTAGATGGACGGATCGTACTGAAATCCAAAGGGTTGTAAAATTAGAAGGAAATTTAAGCGAGCAAGAAAGAGAAAGACTTTTGCAAGTAGCAAACGCTTGCCCTGTTCATAAAACTCTGACTCATCCTATCCAGATAGAAACCAAACTGGGTTAA
- the soxR gene encoding redox-sensitive transcriptional activator SoxR, whose translation MDKDEFLSIGQVSKRSGVASSALRFYEERGLIRSVRAGSGHRQYPRHVLRRIAFIVFAQRVGLSLDEIAAEIARLPEDHTPNGQDWSKLSKTWSLRIEEKIAELHRLKNGLSVCIGCGCLSLLTCKLANPQDKLGRYGSGPLRWMGKPKKQN comes from the coding sequence GTGGATAAGGACGAATTTTTAAGCATCGGACAGGTATCCAAAAGAAGCGGAGTCGCATCTTCTGCATTACGTTTTTATGAAGAAAGAGGACTGATACGGTCAGTTCGTGCAGGCTCTGGTCATAGACAATATCCAAGACATGTTTTAAGAAGGATCGCATTCATAGTATTTGCCCAAAGAGTGGGACTCTCTTTGGATGAAATCGCTGCGGAAATCGCGAGATTACCCGAAGATCATACTCCAAATGGACAAGACTGGTCCAAACTTTCTAAAACTTGGAGTTTACGTATAGAAGAGAAAATTGCTGAACTTCACAGATTAAAGAACGGACTCTCTGTATGTATTGGTTGTGGTTGTCTTTCTCTTCTCACTTGTAAATTAGCTAACCCTCAAGACAAATTGGGAAGATATGGAAGTGGACCTTTACGCTGGATGGGGAAACCCAAAAAACAAAATTAA
- a CDS encoding NADPH-dependent FMN reductase, producing the protein MLLEKISTGSGLRLGIILASTRKGRFGETVAKWFEEISKQDYRFETDLIDLSEFSLPWDMSKDMDSDLPLFSDRIAEADAFVVITPEYNHGYPAYLKLAIDSLHEEWNAKPLGFVSYGGSSGGLRAVEQLRNVFAELRMTTIRDCVSFHWAHARFHNGRPTEEFRYTSSAEKLLNELYWWGNVLKQARMNFHGSILRS; encoded by the coding sequence ATGTTATTAGAAAAGATCAGTACAGGCTCCGGCCTTAGGTTAGGAATTATTTTAGCCAGTACCAGAAAGGGAAGATTTGGAGAAACGGTCGCAAAATGGTTCGAAGAAATCTCGAAACAAGATTATAGATTCGAGACCGATTTAATAGATCTTTCTGAATTTTCTTTGCCTTGGGACATGTCGAAGGATATGGACTCAGATCTTCCTTTATTCTCTGATAGAATAGCAGAAGCGGATGCTTTTGTAGTAATTACACCGGAGTATAACCACGGATATCCTGCTTATTTAAAGTTGGCAATTGACTCACTTCATGAAGAATGGAATGCGAAGCCACTTGGATTTGTTTCCTATGGAGGAAGTTCTGGTGGTTTAAGAGCGGTGGAGCAACTTCGTAATGTTTTTGCAGAATTAAGAATGACCACCATTCGTGATTGTGTTAGTTTTCATTGGGCTCATGCCAGGTTTCATAACGGAAGGCCTACAGAGGAATTTCGTTACACATCTTCGGCTGAGAAATTATTGAATGAATTGTATTGGTGGGGAAACGTTTTGAAACAAGCTCGAATGAATTTCCACGGGTCCATTCTGAGGTCCTGA